From Nilaparvata lugens isolate BPH chromosome 7, ASM1435652v1, whole genome shotgun sequence, one genomic window encodes:
- the LOC111055528 gene encoding uncharacterized protein LOC111055528 — translation MVSTEYSGQFTSHSVSVICTVIFLQVLSYGFCSGSQLEVSEGQKLLNSIDKNDEPQNPPLQASDSQNPVFQTPPSCPNLRNPFKFFTERSSQHPNGKDNSLSGDTVFGSPFFSSSPISNFLKNVYTNDRGRAGQSPYINQASKMCYQYQKPGQPPVKMVCYYNTNNGLGNYYICRGKGAESNRNSYFQSPTNPHNSLKSTVSNQESVENSCSLNKNVTSCPKTKFPGATSLGKEDLSLITDTLSPIYDWAEQKHREVTDIDRYECLINLIDRLKCRIADEKNKYLASLSSESDSETEKSVINKSQEVNKKFPSKTLDNQNMGSSVRLGSSPETQTLVESNEESKLFVLDPVQCEISDGDSTCLKIIKRHVYPTRCDCGYPLKNNGKCPCGSWPPNQRRYYGP, via the exons ATGGTGTCGACGGAATATTCAGGTCAATTCACAAGCCACTCTGTCTCTGTCATTTGTACCGTCATCTTCTTGCAG gTACTAAGTTATGGATTTTGCAGTGGATCACAGCTTGAAGTCAGTGAAGGGCAGAAACTTCTGAATAGCATAGACAAAAATGACGAACCACAAAATCCCCCACTCCAAGCATCAGATTCACAAAATCCTGTCTTTCAGACTCCTCCATCTTGCCCAAACTTGAGAAATCCATTCAAATTTTTCACAGAAAGATCCTCACAACACCCAAATGGGAAAGATAACTCCTTATCAGGTGATACAGTATTTGGATCTCCGTTCTTCAGTTCTTctccaatttcaaattttctaaaaaatgttTACACAAATGATAGAGGAAGGGCTGGCCAATCACCTTACATAAATCAGGCGTCGAAAATGTGCTATCAATATCAAAAACCGGGACAACCTCCAGTTAAAATGGTATGTTATTATAATACCAATAATGGGCTTGGTAACTATTACATTTGCCGTGGAAAAGGAGCCGAATCGAACAGAAACTCATACTTCCAATCACCCACAAACCCccacaattcattaaaaagtaCAGTAAGTAATCAAGAGTCAGTTGAAAATAGTTGTTCCTTGAATAAAAATGTCACTTCTTGTCCCAAAACAAAATTCCCAGGAGCAACTAGTCTAGGAAAGGAGGATTTATCTCTAATCACTGATACTTTATCTCCTATTTATGACTGGGCGGAACAAAAACACCGAGAAGTAACTGATATTGATCGTTATGAATGtctaataaatttgattgataGACTGAAGTGCCGTATAGCAGACGAAAAAAATAAGTATTTGGCTAGTTTATCTAGCGAGTCTGATAGCGAAACAGAGAAATCAGTTATCAATAAGAGTCAAGAAGTTAACAAAAAGTTCCCATCAAAAACCCTTGATAACCAAAATATGGGTAGTTCTGTTAGATTGGGAAGTTCCCCTGAAACTCAAACATTGGTTGAAAGTAATGAAGAGTCTAAATTATTTGTCCTGGATCCTGTCCAATGTGAAATTTCTGATGGAGATTCCACTTGTTTGAAGATAATCAAGCGTCATGTTTATCCCACAAGATGTGATTGTGGCTatccattaaaaaataatggaaaatgtCCATGTGGTTCCTGGCCACCTAATCAGAGGAGATACTATGGTCCATAA